A window of Vulgatibacter sp. genomic DNA:
CCGGAGGGCGACCGCAGCCGCGCGCGCTCCTCGAGCGCGCTGGCACGCCTCGGGTTCCGGCAGCTGCCGGCACCCTGCTGCGCCTGCCGGAGCGCCTGGACGTGGAGCCGCGCCTGCGCCAGCTCGAGGATCCCTTCGAGGAGCGCCGCGCTCTCCGCCGCAGCCGGGTCGTCGAGCACGCCGAGGGACGCCCGCGCCTCCTCGAGGCTCCGCCCTGCACCGGCGCCGTTGTCGAGGAGCGCGTCGGCGACCGCGGCGAAGGTGAGGAGCAGCAGCTGCTCCCGCCCGTCGCCCTTCGCGCGGAGGCCCTCCAGCGCCTCCTCGAGCCGAGACGCTGCGGCGGCAACGCGCTCGCGGAGATCGCCGCGGGAGCCTCGCGATCCGATGCGGTCGAGGACCAGCTTGCGCTGCTGCAGGTGCATCTCGCGGCTCCCCCTCTCGCCTGCGCGCTCGGCCAGCAAGAAGCGAGCCGTAGTGCCTGCACCCCCGGTCGCCGGCCCCTTTCGCCTGCCCAGCCCGTCCCACCCCGTATCGATTCGCCCCGCACCCCATCGAATTTCTGACGCGCTGGCGCTTGCCGCCCCACCTGCCCATCCCCAGCTTCCACCGGTGGAAGAACGCGATCGGGCCCTGGTGGAGCTCGGGCAGGCCCTCCGCTCCAGCGGCTATCACTTCACCACCGTCACCCCTGCCACCCACGAGCGCGTCTTCCGGCGCCGGCAGGAGGAGGCGGCGGATCTCCGCGACGTCTTCGGCTGGAGCCGGCCCTTCCGCGCGGGACTGCTGCCACCGGCGCTCCACCAGCTCCTCGTTCGCGCCGAGGCGCTGCAGCCCCATGGCGCCCTCTTTCGCAGCGCGGTGCGCTTCTCCTCGCTGGGCCCCCACCTCTTCGTCCACGACGGGTGGCCCACCGAGGCGAAGGACGCCGTCTTCTTCGGCCCCGACACCTACCGCTTCGCCTCCTGGCTGCAGCGGCGGGTCGAAGGCTTCGAGCGCCTCTTCGACGTGGGCTGCGGCACAGGAGCCGGCGGCATCGTCCTCGCCCCGCGCGGCGGCAGCGTCGTCCTCGGCGAGGTGAACGCCAGGGCGCTGCGCTTCGCCCGGATCAACGCCGTGCTCGCAGGGGCTGTGGTCGAGCTGCGGGAGAGCGACCTTCTCGCAGGCGTCGAGGGCAGCTTCGATCTCGTCGTCGCCAACCCACCCTACCTGGCCGACGCGCGGGGCCGCTCCTACCGCGATGGTGGCGGCGAGCTCGGAACCGGCCTCGCCGTTCGGATCACCCGCGAAGCGCTGGAGCGGCTGCGCCCCGGCGGCAGGCTCCTCCTCTACGCCGGGGCGCCGGTGGTCGAGGGCGCCGATCGGCTCCGCGCCGCACTCGCGCCCCATCTCGCCGCAGCCGCACACTGGCGCTACGAGGAGCTCGACCCCGACGTCTTCGGCGAGGAGCTCGAGCAGCCTGGATACGCTGCAGTGGAGCGGATCGCCGTGGTGACCCTCGAGGCCGTCGCGCGATAGCCGGGCCCCCCTCCGCGGGGCTGCGGCGTCTTGCGGTGGCGGCAGGGCTCCCCATCTGCAGCGCATGGTTCCCTGGCTTCCTTCCCGGACGGCGGTGCGCTGGCTCGGCCTCCTCGGCGGACCGCTCCTCGCCCTCCTCGTGTTCCTCGCCCTGCCCGAGAGCTTCCGCTCCGCAGCAGGGGAAACGGAGGCGTTCAGCGCGGCGGGACGGGCCTCCGCCGCGCTTGCCGTGTGGATGGCGACGTGGTGGCTCACCCAGGCGATCCACGTCTCCTCCACCGCGCTGCTGCCGCTGGTCTTCCTGCCGCTCACCGGTGTCGCCACGATGAAGGAGGCAGCGGCACCCTATGCCAACCCGCTCATCTTCCTCTTCCTCGGCGGCTTCGTGATCTCGCTCTCGATGCAGCGCTGGGGCCTGCACCTGCGAATCGCCCTCGGCACGCTCGCCATGATCGGCACCAGCCCCGGCCGCGTGATCGCGGGCTTCCTCGCGGTAAGCGCCTTCCTGAGCATGTGGGTCTCGAACACCGCCACCGCGGTGATGATGCTCCCGATCGCCACCAGCGTGATCGCGCGGATGACGGGGACGCAGGAGGCGACGGACTCCGCCGATCCCGGCGCAAGGAACCTCGCGGCGGCGCTGCTGCTCGCGGTGGCCTTCGGCTGCAGCATCGGCGGGGTCGCCACCCTGATCGGGACGCCGCCCAACCTCTTCCTCGCCTCCTATGCGCAGGCGCACCTCGGCACCACGCTCTCCTTCGTCCGCTGGTTCGCCATCGGCCTGCCCATGGCCCTCGTCCTCCTCCCGCTCACGTGGATCGGGCTGCGCTGGAGCTTCCCCATGCCCCACGGCTGGGAGCCCCACGCCGCCACGCTGCACGAGGGGCACCTCGGTCCCCTGGGCCGCGGCGAGAAGGCGACCCTCGCCGTCTTCCTCTGCGCCGTCGCGCTCTGGCTCGGCCAGCCCCTGCTCACCCACGTGTCGATCGGCGGCAGCCGGGTCTTCGCGCGCCTGAGCGATCCCGCGATCGCGATGCTGGCGGCGATGGCACTCTTCGCGATCCCGCTCGATCGCAAGGCGTCGACCTTCGTGATGCGCTGGGAGGACGCAGCCAGGCTTCCGTGGGGGATCCTGCTGCTCTTCGGCGGGGGCCTCAGCCTCTCGGCGGCGCTCGATCGCAACGGCGTGAGCCGCTTTCTCGGCGCGCAGGTCGAGGCGCTCCACGGCGTCCCGCCCTTCCTGCTGGTGGTGGCGGTGACGCTGCTCGTCCTGGTGCTCACCGAGCTGACGAGCAACACCGCCACCGCGGCGACCTTCGTCCCCATCCTCGCGGGGATCGCCGGCGGCCTCCACCTCTCCCCCTGGCTCCTCGTGATCCCGGCGACCCTCGCCGCCAGCTGCGCCTTCATGCTCCCGGTGGCAACGCCGCCCAACGCCGTGGTCTTCGGCTCCGGTCGGATCACGATGGGGCAGATGGTCCGGGCGGGCCTCCTCGTCAACGTCGCCGCTGCGGTGGTGATCCCCGTGATCACCTGGTTCGTCGCCCGCCCGCTCTTCGGCGGATGAACGTTTCCCGACCCTTCGGCGGCGACCTGATCTTTCCTCCACCGCCCGCGGCGTCAGAATCTGCCGAGGAGGGAAGAGACGGTGCTCGATCCGCAGCAGCTCGGCAGCATCCCCTGGCAGACCCGCACCACGGCGCAGGCCCTCGCCGACCTCGAGAGCGGGGAAGCGGGGATCACCGAGGCGGAGGTGCTGCGCCGCCGCGAGCGCTACGGCCCCAACCGTCTCCCCGAGGAGAAGCGCGCCTCCCTCCTGCGGCTCTTCCTCTCCCAATTCGCCAGCCCGCTCATCTACGTGCTCCTCATCGCCGCAGCGGTGGCGATTTGGGCAGGAGAATGGGCCGACGCGCTCTTCATCGGAATCGTTCTCCTCGTCAACGCGGTGATCGGAACCGCACAGGAATCCCACGCGGAGACGAGCGCGCAGGCGCTGCAGCGGATGATGCGGATCAACGCCCGCGTGCTCCGCGACGGCAACGTCCGCCAGCTGGGGGCGGAGGAGCTCGTGCCCGGGGACGTGGTCCTCCTCGAGTCGGGCGAGGCGGTCCCCGCCGATCTCCGCCTCCTCCTCGCCCACGATCTGCGCAGCGACGAGTCGCTCCTCACCGGCGAGTCCATGCCGGTGGAGAAGCGGGCCGACACCCTCTGCGATCCGGACGCCCCCCTCGGCGATCGCTGCAACCTGCTCTTCGCCGGCTCCTCGATCACCCAGGGCCGCGCCCGCGGCCTGGTGGCGAGGACCGGCGCCGCGACCGAGGTGGGCGTCATCTCCGCCTCGCTCGGCGCCGCCCACGACGAGCCCCCACCGCTGGTCCTGCGGCTGCGGCGCTTCAGCTCGATGATCGCCGTCGCCGTCCTCGTCGCGGTGATCCTCCTCTTCGCGGTGCTCGTCGCCAAGGGCGAGCCACTCGTCGAGGTCTTCCTCCTCGGCGTAGCCCTCGCGGTCTCCGCCATCCCCGAAGGTCTCCCGGTGGCGATCACCGTGGCGCTGGCCATCGCCTCCCGGCGGATGGCGAAGCGGAACGTGATCGTGCGCAGGCTTCCCGCCGTCGAGGGCCTCGGCGCCTGCACGCTCATCGCCTCCGACAAGACCGGCACCCTCACCGCCAACGAGCTCACCGCCCGGCGGCTGCGGACACCGGCGGGTGTCGACGTCGAGATCGGCGGCGGTGCGGACACGCGGTTCGGCGCCCTCACCGTCGGCGACGCGCCGGCCCCGCCGGAGATCGTCGCAGCGGTCGATGCCTGCGCGCGCAGCGGCGCGCTCGCCAACGAGGCGCACCTCGAATTCACCGACGATCGGGTGGAGCGCTCCGGCGACGCGGTCGATCTGGGCTTCCTCGTCCTCGCCGCGAAGCGGGGCATGTTCCGCGAGCTGCTCCTCGAGGAGCACGAGCCGATCGACTTCCTCCCCTACGAGCCGGAGCGCAAATACGCAGCCAGCTTCGACCGCGCCGGCGGCGTGCTCCACGCCCACGTCAAGGGCGCCGCCTCCGTGGTCCTTCCGATGTGCGAGGGCGTGGACGAGGCGGCGCAGCTCGCAGCGGAGGAGGAGCTCGCCGCTGCAGGCTACCGGGTCATCGCCCTCGCCGGCGGCCCCGTCGCGGCGGAGGCGGGCTGCGTCCACGAGAATCTGCGGGGCCTGCGCTTCCTCGGGATGGTGGGGCTGATCGATCCGATCCGCCCCGAGGTTCCCGACGCGGTGGAGCGCTGCAAGCAGGCGGGCGTCGACGTCCGCATGGTCACCGGCGATCACCCCGCCACGGGCTTGGCCATAGCGCGCACCATCGGCCTGGGAGCGGGGCCCGCCGCGGCCCTCACCGGCAGGGAGCTGCAGCAGCTCGAAGCCGATCCGGCAGCGCTCGGCAGGCGGGTGGAGGAGGCCCGGGTCTTCGCCCGGATCGAGCCGCAACAGAAGCTCACGATCGTGCGGGCGCTCCAGGAGCAGGGACATTTCGTCGCGGTGACCGGCGACGGTGTCAACGACGCGCCGGCGCTCAACGGCGCCCACATCGGCGTGGCGATGGGACGGAGCGGCACCGACGTCGCCCGCCGCGCCGCCGATCTCATCCTCACCGACGACAACTTCGCCTCGATCGCCAGCGGCATCGAGGAGGGGCGCATCGCCTACGACAACGTGCGCAAGGTCACGTGGCTACTGATCTCCACCGGCGTGGCGGAGGTGCTGCTCTTCTTTCTCGCGATCTTCTTCGACGTTCCGATCCCCTTGAGCCCCGTGCAGCTCCTCTGGCTCAACCTCGTGACCAACGGCGTGCAGCACGTGGCCATCTCCTTCGAGCGGGGAGAGCCCGGCGTGCTGCAACGCAAGCCCCGGCCGCCGCAGCAGGGAATCGTCGATCGCCGCATGATCGAGCAGACGCTGGTCGCCGGGGTCTACATGGCCTGCGTGGGCTTCGGTCTCTTCTACGTGCTCTACGCCATCCTCGGCTGGAGCGCGGTCGAGTCCCGCAACGCGCTGCTGCTGCTCATGGTGCTCTTCGAGAACGCCCACGTCTTCGACGTGCGTTCCGAGCGGATCTCCAGCTTCCGGATCCCGCTGCGCAGCAACTGGCTGGTGCCGGTGAGCATCCTCGGCGCGCACGCGATCCACGTCGCGGCGATGTACACGCCCGGCGTGAACCGCGTCCTCGAGGTGCGGCCGGTCGACCTGCGGACCTGGCTCCTCCTCGTCGGCCTCGGCCTCTCGCTGGTGCTGGTGGTCGATCTCTTCAAGCGGCTGCGGGGCCCTGCCCTCGCCCGGCTGGAAGAGGAGATGCGGGTGGAGGGCGCCAGGCAGCGAGCCGCGTGATCCGGGCAGGGTGGCCGGCGGTGGGCCAACGCCCGCAGGCGCCACCCACCGCCCGGCCGAGCGCAGACTACTGCGCTGCCACCTTGGTCAGCTTCGCCACGGGCACCGGCTCGCCGGCGAGGTTGGCCCGCAGCGCGCCGAGGGGCCCGCCGCCACCACCACCGCCGCCCACGTCGTAGAAGCCGGTGACGAGGTTGGCGGTCCAGCTGGAGCGGGTGCCGTCCTCGTGGATCAGCTCGATCCGCTCGAGGACCCACTCGCCCTCGTCGTAGCCCGGCAGGACGTTGAGCACCGCCTCCCAGGTGGCCACGCCGTCGGCGACGCCGACCTTGCTGAAGTCCGGGCGCAGCTCGACCCAGCCGGTGGTCTCGTCGGCGGGCCGATGGAAGCCCGCCTCGATCCGCGCCACCGACGAGGTGCCCTCCCGGATGCCGAGGGAGAGCTCGGCGACGCCGCCGCTGGTCTCGGTGGGCGTGATCGATGCCGCGGCGAGGTCGGTCGCCACCGGCGCGGCGGTGCCGGTGAACTCGAAGGAGGCGACCGCGACGCCGGTGTCCACCTCGGCGAAGACGTCCTGGTAGGTCCCGTCCACCACCGAGAGATCGGCGTAGTTGTAGGCCACGTCGCTCACGCCGAGCTGGCAGAGCTTCCAGGTGCCGCTCGCGTCGGAGGAGTACATCTCGAAGCTCCCCTCCCAGCTGCCGTCCTGCTGCTGCACGAAGGCGACCTCGCGCCGCACCGCATCGACCGCGAAGAGATCGCAGTCGGAGGTGGAGACGGTGCCGAGGATCGAGCCCACGCCGCTGGCGGCGTCGGTGGCGCCGATCCGGATCGTCGGCGTTGCCCGGCCCGCGTAGGTGGCGGCGCCGAACGCCGCCGAGACGAGCACCGGGCGATCGGTGTCGCCGCTGCCGGGGGTGCGGGTGACGACCGCGGGCGGGATCTGCGTCTCGACCGGATCGAAGGTCGTCTCGTGGTAGTAGAAGAAGGGCTCGGTGGCGCTGCCGTTGTAGGCGCGCTCATTGCCCGCAGCGTCCCGGAGCATGACCATACCCACGTGCCAGGTGGCGCTCTCACGCCACGCGGCGATGGGGAGGCTCCCCTTCCACGCCCCGGTGGTGTCGTCGCGCTCGAGGTTCACATCGAGCCAGCCGGCGTCGCTGCCCAGCCCCGCGAAGACCGACTCCAGCCCGAGTCCCTCGTCACCGGCGCCGATGGTGATCTCGGCCACGTCGTCGGCGAAGGCGATCTGGACGGTCTCGAGCACCGGGAAGGAGAGATCCGGCGTGCGGTTGGTCACCTCGATGGTCGTGACCGGAACCGCCACCGAGTTGCCCAGGTAGGAGTCGACCAGCTCACCCCAGAAGCCCCTGCTGCCCCGCTCGAGCTTGCGGAGGTTGGCGCCTTCCGCAGCGTCGGCCACGACGATCCGCCCCACCCGCCACTCGCCATCCTGGTAGCCCATCGGGATGGAGAGCGCGCCGGCGTAGAGGCAGTTGCTGCGATCGTAGGCGAGGCTGCCCTCGACCCGCTGGTTCTGGCCCAGGTCGCTGAAGAACTCGAGTTCGAGGCTCGCCTCCGCCACGCCGCTCGGATCGACGATCGCCACCAGCGCGTGGAAGGGTGCGTCGCTCTCCACCTGCTCCACGTCGAAGCCGATGGCGCTCACCACCGGCGCGCCCATATCCGCCGCTGCGGCGATGCCGTCGTCGACGAAGAAGCAGGCCTGCACCTCGTCCACCGTCTCGCCGTCGAGATCGAGGCTGCCGGCACCTGCGTCGATCTGCAGCCGGTAGGGCAGGTGCACGAAGAGCTCGGCATCGATGGGCAGCACCGCCTTGCCGTCCTCCACCGCGACCTCGCCGTCGAAGGCGACGAGGCTCCCGTCGGCGGTGGCCAGGTGGACCTGCACCGAGGCGAGATCGCCGTCGAGGCCGATCTCGACGGTCGGCATGCGCTCGCTGCCGGCGTTCTCGAGCTCGTCGTGGAGGATCCTCCCCTCCTCCAGCGCCGCCCCAGCAGCGTCGAGGAGCGAGAGGTCGCCGATGGTCACCGAGCCGAGGCTCGCGCTCCCGGGCGAACCGCCGCTACCGCCCGTTCCACCGGTGCCACCGGTGCCACCGGTTCCGCCGGTCCCACCGGTTCCGCCGGTGCCCCCGCTTCCACCGCTTCCGCCTGTGCCGCCGCCCCCGGCGGGATCGTTGCCGTCGCTGCAGCCAGCAAGCAGGCCGGCGGCGAGAACGCCTGCCAGCACGAAAAGACGCCCCGTGCCCCCACGCTTCGCGTGCATCCGTTCCGTCCTTTCCTCCGTTGCGCATGCAACGGGTGATTTTCGAAAGGAAGAGCGTTTGCACGTCCAACCGTGGGCTCGATAGTGCGGAAATCCGCACGCTTCGAGCGGGTCCAATCCCCCGGAATTCCTCCGGGCCGCTCCGCTCGCGTTCACGCAGGGAGAAGCCGCTCGTCACGCGGGCGGCGGCCCCGCGCGGGTCTTCGGCGCTGGCCCGGCGGGCCATGGGTGCCTACCGCTCCCCCATGGCGATCGATGCACCCCGCGGCCGCATCCCCGTTCTCGGTGAGACCTGGCGGCCCGTCGGCGACAAGGCGTTCCTGGCGGCGGCGTGGATCGTCCCGATCGAATCGGTCCGGGCGCTCGTGCCCCGGGAGCTCGCCATCGCCGCCGTCCTCCCGGGCCGCACCGTGGCCACGGCGTTCCTCGGCGATTACGGCCCCGGATCCACCCTCGAATACCACGAGCTCGGCATCAACCCGGCGCTCGTCCACGTGGGCGGCGTCCCGGCGGTCTGGAACCACACCCTGGTGGTCGACAGCGAGCCGGCGCGGATCGGCGGGGCCCTGGTCGGCGCGCCGAAGCTCCTCCTCCCCTTCGATTGGGAGGAGAGGAAGCGCGGCGGTCGCGTCGAGGGGCGTTGCACCGTGGGGGATCCGGACAGGCCCCTCGTCCACGTCCGCTACCGGCAGGGCCTGCTCCCGGTCCCCTCGCCGCCGATGCGCGCGGCGACGCTGCGGGACGAGCTCCTCCTCGTCTCCACCCAGCAGATGCGCGGCAAGCAGCGCCTCGCGAGGATCCGGTTCGAGGTCCCGGCGGGCAGCCCCCTGGGCTGGCTGCGGGACTTCGGCGATCCGCTCGTCGGCGTCGCCGTCACCGGCATGCGCGGCAGGATGATGGACGCGCCGCGGGTGGCGCGGATCCTCGCCCACCGGGCCTGGCGGCCGCCGCTGCCCGAGGATCTCCACGAGGATCTCCACGAGGAGCAGCCACCTGCCTAACGCATCGGCGGGTTCTCCCCCCAGAGGCCCACCGTTCCCACCCGCGTCGAGCCGCCGTTCTCGGAGGTGAGCGAGACGCCGCCCACCGCTGCGCCGTTCTCGAAGCGCGCGCCGAAGCTCACGCCGCGGTGGACCCAGCCCCGCTCCTCCACCGGAGCAAAGTCGCCCCGCAGCGAACCGAGCGGCACGAAGGCGAGCCACTCATGGGCGGCGGGCCCGGTGGCGTAGAGATCGACGGGAAGTGCCTCGTCGAAGGCGCCGTCGAGGCTGCGGAAGCGGACCACCGCCGGGAAGGTGAGCGCCTGGGGACAGGGGATCTCCACGTCGCCCACCAGCTCCACCGACCGCTCGATGAAGAAGACGCGGTCGGGATCGATCGCCTCGATACCCACCTCGAGGCCCACCGCGGGATCGACCGCGGGATCGTAGCCGTAGAGGAGGCGGTAGCCTGCGCGCACCGGCGCGAGCCGGGCTGCGTCGTCGGCGGAGAAGCCGAGCGGCGCTT
This region includes:
- a CDS encoding methyltransferase — its product is MEERDRALVELGQALRSSGYHFTTVTPATHERVFRRRQEEAADLRDVFGWSRPFRAGLLPPALHQLLVRAEALQPHGALFRSAVRFSSLGPHLFVHDGWPTEAKDAVFFGPDTYRFASWLQRRVEGFERLFDVGCGTGAGGIVLAPRGGSVVLGEVNARALRFARINAVLAGAVVELRESDLLAGVEGSFDLVVANPPYLADARGRSYRDGGGELGTGLAVRITREALERLRPGGRLLLYAGAPVVEGADRLRAALAPHLAAAAHWRYEELDPDVFGEELEQPGYAAVERIAVVTLEAVAR
- a CDS encoding SLC13 family permease yields the protein MVPWLPSRTAVRWLGLLGGPLLALLVFLALPESFRSAAGETEAFSAAGRASAALAVWMATWWLTQAIHVSSTALLPLVFLPLTGVATMKEAAAPYANPLIFLFLGGFVISLSMQRWGLHLRIALGTLAMIGTSPGRVIAGFLAVSAFLSMWVSNTATAVMMLPIATSVIARMTGTQEATDSADPGARNLAAALLLAVAFGCSIGGVATLIGTPPNLFLASYAQAHLGTTLSFVRWFAIGLPMALVLLPLTWIGLRWSFPMPHGWEPHAATLHEGHLGPLGRGEKATLAVFLCAVALWLGQPLLTHVSIGGSRVFARLSDPAIAMLAAMALFAIPLDRKASTFVMRWEDAARLPWGILLLFGGGLSLSAALDRNGVSRFLGAQVEALHGVPPFLLVVAVTLLVLVLTELTSNTATAATFVPILAGIAGGLHLSPWLLVIPATLAASCAFMLPVATPPNAVVFGSGRITMGQMVRAGLLVNVAAAVVIPVITWFVARPLFGG
- a CDS encoding cation-translocating P-type ATPase, whose product is MLDPQQLGSIPWQTRTTAQALADLESGEAGITEAEVLRRRERYGPNRLPEEKRASLLRLFLSQFASPLIYVLLIAAAVAIWAGEWADALFIGIVLLVNAVIGTAQESHAETSAQALQRMMRINARVLRDGNVRQLGAEELVPGDVVLLESGEAVPADLRLLLAHDLRSDESLLTGESMPVEKRADTLCDPDAPLGDRCNLLFAGSSITQGRARGLVARTGAATEVGVISASLGAAHDEPPPLVLRLRRFSSMIAVAVLVAVILLFAVLVAKGEPLVEVFLLGVALAVSAIPEGLPVAITVALAIASRRMAKRNVIVRRLPAVEGLGACTLIASDKTGTLTANELTARRLRTPAGVDVEIGGGADTRFGALTVGDAPAPPEIVAAVDACARSGALANEAHLEFTDDRVERSGDAVDLGFLVLAAKRGMFRELLLEEHEPIDFLPYEPERKYAASFDRAGGVLHAHVKGAASVVLPMCEGVDEAAQLAAEEELAAAGYRVIALAGGPVAAEAGCVHENLRGLRFLGMVGLIDPIRPEVPDAVERCKQAGVDVRMVTGDHPATGLAIARTIGLGAGPAAALTGRELQQLEADPAALGRRVEEARVFARIEPQQKLTIVRALQEQGHFVAVTGDGVNDAPALNGAHIGVAMGRSGTDVARRAADLILTDDNFASIASGIEEGRIAYDNVRKVTWLLISTGVAEVLLFFLAIFFDVPIPLSPVQLLWLNLVTNGVQHVAISFERGEPGVLQRKPRPPQQGIVDRRMIEQTLVAGVYMACVGFGLFYVLYAILGWSAVESRNALLLLMVLFENAHVFDVRSERISSFRIPLRSNWLVPVSILGAHAIHVAAMYTPGVNRVLEVRPVDLRTWLLLVGLGLSLVLVVDLFKRLRGPALARLEEEMRVEGARQRAA
- a CDS encoding acetoacetate decarboxylase family protein, with the protein product MAIDAPRGRIPVLGETWRPVGDKAFLAAAWIVPIESVRALVPRELAIAAVLPGRTVATAFLGDYGPGSTLEYHELGINPALVHVGGVPAVWNHTLVVDSEPARIGGALVGAPKLLLPFDWEERKRGGRVEGRCTVGDPDRPLVHVRYRQGLLPVPSPPMRAATLRDELLLVSTQQMRGKQRLARIRFEVPAGSPLGWLRDFGDPLVGVAVTGMRGRMMDAPRVARILAHRAWRPPLPEDLHEDLHEEQPPA